In the Streptomyces sp. f51 genome, one interval contains:
- a CDS encoding calcium-binding protein translates to MRTLKTVASTVSLALALGGGVFAAATARAATAGTVSLTRTTWGEFRYKAAAGQTNRLKVTAKEVDVDSEDYDEIHITFRDVYDIAFSTRACRYPSAADHKVVECVTEAGVGGTNDSDDYDVDLGDGSDTATVTGPTLETVHGGKGNDVLKGDSGAVLYGDDGNDRLDGGGGVYGTGASGGAGDDTLTGCDDGTCHGGPGDDVLVGTASGQELGLYGDDGDDVVHGGSGADLLSGGRGDDKLYGDAGDDRIYGNSGDDLLHGGTGRDTLSGGPGADRVHQN, encoded by the coding sequence ATGCGCACCTTAAAGACCGTCGCCTCCACCGTCTCCCTCGCTCTCGCCCTCGGCGGAGGCGTGTTCGCGGCCGCCACCGCCCGGGCCGCCACGGCGGGCACGGTCTCGCTCACCCGTACCACCTGGGGCGAATTCCGCTACAAGGCCGCCGCCGGACAGACCAACCGTCTGAAGGTCACCGCGAAGGAAGTCGACGTCGACTCCGAGGACTACGACGAAATACACATCACGTTCCGTGACGTGTACGACATCGCCTTCTCCACGCGTGCCTGCCGCTATCCGTCGGCGGCCGACCACAAAGTCGTCGAGTGCGTGACCGAGGCCGGCGTGGGCGGCACCAACGACTCGGACGACTACGACGTCGACCTCGGCGACGGCAGCGACACCGCGACGGTGACCGGCCCGACGCTGGAGACCGTCCACGGCGGCAAGGGCAACGACGTCCTCAAGGGCGACTCCGGGGCCGTGCTGTACGGGGACGACGGCAACGACCGGCTCGACGGCGGCGGGGGCGTCTACGGCACGGGCGCGTCCGGCGGAGCGGGCGACGACACGCTCACCGGCTGCGACGACGGCACCTGCCACGGCGGACCCGGCGACGACGTCCTCGTCGGCACCGCCTCGGGCCAGGAACTCGGCCTCTACGGAGACGACGGAGACGACGTCGTCCACGGCGGCTCCGGTGCCGACCTCCTCTCCGGCGGCCGGGGCGACGACAAGCTGTACGGCGACGCGGGCGACGACAGGATCTACGGCAACAGCGGCGACGACCTGCTGCACGGCGGCACCGGCAGGGACACGCTCTCCGGCGGCCCGGGCGCCGACAGGGTCCACCAGAACTAG